In uncultured Cohaesibacter sp., a genomic segment contains:
- a CDS encoding carboxymuconolactone decarboxylase family protein, with amino-acid sequence MATVKLLTNEEADKIPAVKEVFDEIRELRKTDFINNFWRALGAADPALLKRTWEGLKAVMMTPGNIDPMTREMIYIAVSAANSCSYCLHSHTAQARAKGLTDDTYAELLSIVGLAAQTNHLVTAMQVPVDPEFLA; translated from the coding sequence ATGGCAACTGTCAAATTGCTCACCAATGAAGAAGCCGACAAGATCCCGGCCGTAAAGGAAGTCTTTGACGAAATCCGCGAATTGCGCAAAACCGATTTCATCAACAATTTCTGGCGGGCGCTGGGCGCGGCCGATCCTGCCCTGCTGAAACGCACATGGGAAGGCCTCAAGGCCGTCATGATGACGCCGGGCAACATCGATCCGATGACCCGCGAGATGATCTATATCGCCGTATCGGCAGCCAACTCCTGCTCCTATTGCCTCCATTCCCACACTGCTCAGGCCCGGGCCAAGGGCTTGACGGATGACACCTATGCAGAGCTGTTGTCGATCGTGGGGCTGGCTGCCCAGACCAACCATCTGGTGACTGCAATGCAGGTCCCCGTCGACCCCGAATTCCTGGCCTGA
- a CDS encoding branched-chain amino acid aminotransferase codes for MAAKRAMWTYYKGEWHEGDVRILGAASHATWLGSLVFDGARLFEGVSPDLDLHCQRINRSAEALMLEPTFTGEAIEALAKEGIKKFAPNTDVYIRPMYWAEESDIGTLPPLASSTDFALCLEEIPMVEPTGFSITTTQYRRPTIAVAPTNAKAACLYANNARMVREAQRKGFDNALVTDCAGNVAELATANVFMVRGGEVFTSIPNGTFLAGITRKRVLGLLRGAGYTVHEMTLTVQDFMEADEIFSTGNISKVIPVSRIEDRELAYGPITKKARSLYMEWAHA; via the coding sequence ATGGCTGCCAAGCGCGCAATGTGGACCTACTACAAGGGTGAGTGGCACGAGGGCGATGTGCGCATTCTGGGCGCGGCGTCTCATGCAACCTGGTTGGGATCGCTGGTGTTCGATGGCGCTCGCCTGTTTGAAGGTGTCTCTCCGGACCTTGATCTGCATTGTCAGCGGATCAACCGCTCCGCCGAGGCGCTGATGCTGGAACCGACCTTCACGGGCGAGGCAATTGAGGCTCTCGCCAAGGAAGGCATCAAGAAATTTGCGCCGAACACCGACGTCTATATCCGTCCGATGTACTGGGCCGAGGAGAGCGATATCGGAACACTGCCGCCGCTCGCATCTTCGACCGACTTTGCGCTCTGCCTTGAGGAAATTCCGATGGTTGAACCAACCGGCTTTTCCATCACCACGACCCAGTATCGCCGCCCGACCATCGCCGTTGCGCCGACCAATGCCAAGGCCGCCTGCCTCTATGCCAACAACGCCCGCATGGTGCGCGAGGCCCAGCGGAAGGGCTTTGACAACGCGCTGGTGACCGATTGTGCCGGTAACGTGGCAGAGCTCGCCACCGCCAACGTCTTCATGGTGCGCGGCGGGGAGGTCTTCACCTCCATCCCGAACGGCACCTTCCTTGCCGGCATCACCCGCAAGCGCGTCCTTGGATTGCTGCGCGGCGCTGGCTACACCGTCCACGAAATGACCCTGACGGTTCAGGATTTCATGGAAGCGGACGAAATCTTTTCTACCGGCAACATCTCCAAGGTGATTCCGGTATCTCGCATAGAAGACCGGGAACTCGCATACGGGCCAATCACCAAGAAGGCCCGCTCTCTGTACATGGAATGGGCACACGCCTAG
- a CDS encoding sugar ABC transporter ATP-binding protein, whose protein sequence is MDPIIRMEKITKAYRGVPAIKEVDFELHKGEVHALLGENGAGKSTLTKMMAGVVEPTAGKMFHHGKETVFTNPNEALEAGIAMVFQETSLVPSMTVAQNLYLGSESFLNRLRGTFISAQQFLQSLNFSVDPTALVATLGAAKRQMVEIARAVHHKAEVIIFDEPTATLTPEEKRHFFALIERLKSNGVSIIFISHALEEALQISDRITILRDGELVASDRTENFTRESIIAAMVGRTLSGELYRDRGESGVRKAGKKVLSVQDISMGAMVRNNSFSIFAGQITGVFGLIGSGRTETFKIVSGIYKRDFLRGGTIVLNEKPTRYYVPREAVSDGIVYVTEDRKSEGFFETMSIAENIYAGLIAAGHDKAWYVSHKEMKDVAADWSGKLNIRAINDNARVVELSGGNQQKVVIGKGLVQQPKLVIFDEPTRGVDVGAIAEIHQIINDLADQGLAVVVISSYLPEIMNLSDRILVCRQGRIVEEFSPSEATEEKIMYAAVH, encoded by the coding sequence ATGGATCCCATCATTCGCATGGAAAAGATCACCAAGGCCTACCGTGGCGTGCCTGCCATCAAGGAGGTGGATTTCGAACTGCACAAGGGCGAGGTTCACGCCCTGCTTGGCGAGAATGGAGCGGGCAAATCGACCCTCACCAAAATGATGGCCGGGGTTGTCGAACCAACCGCAGGCAAGATGTTCCATCACGGCAAGGAAACGGTCTTTACCAACCCGAACGAAGCGCTGGAAGCCGGGATCGCCATGGTGTTTCAGGAAACCAGCCTTGTGCCGTCGATGACCGTGGCGCAGAATCTCTATCTGGGCTCGGAAAGCTTCCTCAACCGCCTGCGCGGCACCTTCATCTCCGCCCAGCAGTTCCTGCAATCGCTCAACTTCTCGGTTGACCCCACCGCGCTGGTGGCAACGCTGGGCGCTGCCAAGCGGCAGATGGTGGAGATCGCCCGTGCGGTGCATCACAAGGCCGAAGTGATTATCTTCGATGAACCGACAGCAACCCTGACACCGGAAGAGAAGCGCCATTTCTTTGCGCTCATTGAACGGCTCAAGTCGAATGGTGTATCGATCATCTTCATCAGCCATGCTCTCGAAGAAGCCCTGCAGATTTCCGACCGCATCACCATTCTGCGCGACGGTGAGCTGGTGGCCAGTGACAGAACCGAGAATTTCACCCGCGAGTCGATCATTGCCGCCATGGTCGGCCGGACCCTCTCTGGCGAGCTCTACCGCGACCGTGGTGAAAGTGGCGTGCGCAAGGCTGGCAAGAAGGTGCTGTCCGTGCAGGACATCTCCATGGGGGCGATGGTCCGCAACAACTCCTTTTCGATCTTTGCGGGCCAGATCACCGGCGTCTTCGGGCTGATTGGCTCGGGCCGCACCGAGACCTTCAAGATCGTCTCCGGCATCTACAAGCGCGACTTCCTGCGTGGTGGCACCATCGTGCTCAACGAGAAGCCGACCCGCTATTATGTGCCGCGCGAAGCGGTCAGTGACGGCATCGTCTATGTGACCGAGGACCGCAAGAGCGAGGGCTTTTTCGAAACCATGTCGATTGCCGAGAATATCTATGCCGGGCTGATCGCCGCCGGGCACGACAAGGCATGGTATGTCAGTCACAAGGAGATGAAGGACGTCGCCGCCGACTGGTCCGGAAAGCTCAACATCCGCGCCATCAACGACAATGCCCGCGTGGTCGAGCTGTCCGGGGGCAACCAGCAGAAGGTGGTGATCGGCAAGGGCCTTGTGCAGCAGCCGAAACTGGTCATCTTCGACGAACCGACCCGCGGTGTGGACGTCGGCGCGATTGCCGAAATTCACCAGATCATCAACGATCTGGCCGATCAGGGGCTGGCTGTGGTGGTGATTTCGTCCTACCTTCCGGAGATCATGAATCTGTCCGATCGCATTCTTGTCTGCCGACAGGGGCGCATCGTGGAGGAGTTCTCGCCCTCCGAGGCAACCGAAGAGAAAATCATGTATGCGGCGGTCCATTGA